One Chloroflexota bacterium genomic region harbors:
- a CDS encoding ABC transporter permease, whose translation MIGGLFPNAWTVAVREFRLRVRTRVFQVVTLILALVGVTLALLPVGISALGFDEPASVAVYVAGPEADVEADALVAILNQTEQSGVEAEVTRDADAARAAVEAGERDGLVTVDRGADGDLAFDLYTAEGPTSGLVFSVNTAAGQVAVADRLQRAGVDPGQMGEIFAPTAFEVTPVDPNAIDPEENFGARYVLATALVVLMFMAIITYGQWVATSVAEEKASRVMELLITAATPRQLLLGKVMGAGGAGLAQYVVVVAAALGGLVLQGPVSEFVLGDAAGPALEVQGLDPILLAVVGLFFLGGFGLYATLYAALGSTASRQEEVQNITGPMILVGVAGYLAAFTALNVPDADWVRALSFVPFFSPYLVPIRLVMGQIQPWEIGLSFAFLIVGVAGALWVAARIYSAGVLLYGQRAGLRAVWRAVRVNR comes from the coding sequence GTGATCGGCGGACTGTTCCCCAACGCGTGGACCGTGGCGGTCCGGGAGTTCCGCCTCCGCGTGCGAACCCGCGTATTCCAGGTGGTGACCCTGATCCTGGCGCTGGTGGGCGTCACGCTGGCGCTCCTCCCGGTGGGCATCAGCGCCCTGGGATTCGACGAGCCTGCTTCAGTGGCGGTGTATGTCGCCGGCCCCGAGGCCGACGTGGAGGCCGACGCACTTGTCGCCATCCTCAACCAGACGGAGCAGTCAGGTGTCGAGGCCGAGGTCACGAGGGACGCGGATGCGGCGCGCGCAGCCGTCGAGGCCGGCGAGCGGGACGGGCTGGTCACCGTGGACCGCGGGGCGGACGGCGACCTGGCGTTCGACCTCTACACCGCCGAGGGGCCAACGAGCGGCCTCGTCTTCTCCGTCAACACCGCTGCCGGACAGGTGGCCGTCGCCGACCGCCTGCAGCGCGCCGGCGTGGATCCAGGCCAAATGGGCGAGATCTTCGCCCCCACCGCATTCGAGGTGACCCCGGTCGACCCGAATGCGATCGATCCCGAGGAGAATTTCGGCGCGCGCTACGTCTTGGCCACGGCCCTGGTGGTCCTCATGTTCATGGCCATCATCACTTATGGCCAATGGGTCGCCACCAGCGTTGCGGAGGAGAAGGCCAGCCGGGTCATGGAGCTGTTGATCACCGCGGCCACGCCCCGGCAGCTGTTGCTGGGCAAAGTCATGGGCGCCGGGGGCGCCGGGCTGGCCCAATACGTGGTCGTCGTGGCGGCTGCCCTGGGCGGCCTGGTGCTCCAGGGCCCGGTCAGTGAGTTCGTCCTCGGCGATGCGGCCGGTCCAGCGCTGGAAGTCCAGGGCCTGGATCCAATCCTGCTGGCGGTGGTCGGACTGTTCTTCCTCGGCGGGTTTGGGTTGTACGCCACGCTGTACGCGGCGCTGGGGTCGACCGCTTCACGCCAGGAGGAGGTGCAGAACATCACCGGGCCGATGATCCTGGTCGGGGTTGCCGGATACCTCGCCGCATTCACGGCCCTCAATGTCCCCGATGCTGACTGGGTCCGCGCCCTGTCATTCGTTCCGTTCTTCAGCCCATACCTGGTCCCGATTCGGCTGGTGATGGGCCAGATTCAGCCATGGGAGATCGGCCTGTCGTTCGCCTTCCTGATCGTCGGCGTGGCCGGCGCGCTGTGGGTGGCCGCCCGCATCTACTCCGCGGGCGTCCTGCTCTACGGGCAGCGCGCCGGCCTGCGCGCCGTGTGGCGGGCGGTCCGCGTCAACCGCTAG
- a CDS encoding NAD(P)(+) transhydrogenase (Re/Si-specific) subunit beta, producing the protein MTLLQLATFGVYLIGSVSFILALKFLASPRTARTGNLIGAAGMALVVAWTVFTEPGLFGNWWVLVGGGLIGSVIGVVGARRVPMTAMPQMVAIFNGAGGGAATVVAVSEFLTATAERGTGGELLPTIPMIATLLGAVIGSVSLTGSAVAFGKLQGFIAGRPVTYPGSRVVAGLLLATLLVMAAALASVTNDTTLFLVFVGLALVAGVLIVMPIGGADMPVVISLLNAYTGIAVAATGFVLGNYALLIAGTLVGASGAILTQLMCRAMNRSILNVLFGAFGTGGGAAVAGAAGDQEVRTISAEDAAVLMAYGKSVIIVPGYGMAVAQAQAPVRELMDLLLARGVDVQFAIHPVAGRMPGHMNVLLAEANVPYERLKELDEINDAFANADVALVIGANDVTNPAARTDTTSPIYGMPILNVDHAQNVIVLKRSMASGFAGIDNPLYADPKTAMLFGDAKDTVQALVSGVKAA; encoded by the coding sequence GTGACCCTGCTGCAGTTGGCCACGTTCGGGGTCTACCTGATCGGTTCGGTCAGCTTCATCCTGGCCCTGAAGTTCCTGGCCTCGCCTCGGACGGCCCGCACGGGAAACCTAATCGGCGCGGCCGGCATGGCCCTGGTGGTGGCATGGACCGTGTTCACCGAGCCCGGCCTGTTCGGCAACTGGTGGGTGCTCGTTGGTGGTGGGCTGATCGGCTCGGTCATCGGCGTGGTCGGTGCCCGACGGGTGCCGATGACCGCCATGCCCCAGATGGTGGCCATCTTCAACGGCGCCGGCGGCGGGGCAGCCACCGTGGTCGCGGTGTCCGAGTTCCTGACCGCGACTGCGGAGCGCGGCACGGGCGGCGAGCTCCTGCCCACCATCCCGATGATCGCCACCCTGCTGGGCGCCGTCATCGGCTCCGTGTCATTGACCGGCTCGGCCGTTGCCTTCGGCAAGCTCCAGGGGTTCATCGCCGGTCGCCCGGTGACCTACCCCGGCTCGCGGGTTGTGGCGGGACTGCTGCTGGCCACCCTGCTGGTGATGGCCGCGGCCCTCGCCTCTGTGACCAACGACACGACCCTGTTCCTGGTCTTCGTTGGGCTCGCCCTGGTGGCCGGGGTGCTGATTGTGATGCCCATCGGCGGGGCGGACATGCCGGTCGTCATCAGCCTGCTCAACGCGTACACCGGCATTGCGGTGGCCGCCACGGGCTTTGTACTGGGCAATTACGCGCTGCTTATCGCCGGCACCCTGGTCGGAGCGTCGGGCGCGATCCTGACCCAGCTCATGTGCCGCGCCATGAACCGGTCAATTCTCAACGTTTTGTTCGGGGCGTTCGGAACCGGTGGCGGGGCCGCGGTGGCCGGGGCAGCCGGCGATCAGGAGGTGCGGACCATCAGCGCCGAGGACGCCGCGGTCCTCATGGCGTATGGCAAGAGCGTGATCATCGTTCCGGGCTACGGGATGGCGGTGGCGCAGGCCCAGGCTCCGGTCCGCGAGCTGATGGACCTGCTCCTGGCCCGCGGGGTGGACGTCCAGTTCGCGATCCACCCGGTGGCCGGTCGCATGCCGGGCCATATGAACGTGCTGCTGGCCGAGGCCAACGTCCCGTACGAGCGGCTCAAGGAACTGGATGAGATCAACGACGCCTTCGCGAACGCCGACGTGGCCCTGGTCATCGGCGCCAACGACGTGACCAACCCGGCCGCCCGGACCGATACGACCTCGCCGATCTACGGCATGCCCATCCTCAACGTGGATCATGCCCAGAACGTCATCGTCCTGAAGCGCAGCATGGCTTCCGGCTTCGCGGGGATCGACAACCCCCTGTACGCGGATCCCAAGACCGCCATGTTGTTCGGCGACGCCAAGGACACCGTCCAGGCGCTGGTATCAGGGGTCAAAGCCGCCTGA
- a CDS encoding NAD(P) transhydrogenase subunit alpha, protein MTEALDPRALVDALLILVLTAFVGYEVVSKVPTMLHTPLMSGANAVHGVIVVGAIVVTATADTPLQLGLGLLGVILGTVNVVGGFVVTDRMLEMFRRRPGEPGDKP, encoded by the coding sequence ATGACCGAGGCGTTGGACCCGCGGGCCCTGGTCGACGCCCTGCTCATCCTGGTCCTGACCGCGTTCGTGGGCTACGAGGTGGTCAGCAAGGTGCCGACCATGCTCCACACCCCGCTCATGTCGGGCGCCAACGCAGTGCACGGCGTGATCGTGGTCGGCGCCATCGTCGTGACCGCGACGGCCGACACCCCGCTTCAGCTGGGCCTGGGCCTGCTGGGGGTGATCCTGGGCACCGTCAATGTGGTCGGCGGCTTCGTTGTCACCGACCGGATGCTGGAGATGTTCCGCCGCCGACCGGGGGAACCGGGGGACAAGCCGTGA
- a CDS encoding Re/Si-specific NAD(P)(+) transhydrogenase subunit alpha yields MKIAVPRETAEGETRAALTPQIAGLLVASGNQVLIQAGAGEAAHFPDAAYAEAGATLVPDVAALYGKAELVLRVGRPSDEEIEMLRPKAVLIGTLGTLANPRLAERLAERGITAISMDAIPRITRAQSMDSLSSQSTVGGYKAVLLAAGRLPKFFPLLTTAAGTVRPARGLIMGAGVAGLTAIGTARRLGAVVEAFDVRPVVREQVESLGATFVEVPMNEEEKASAETAGGYAREMSEDYQRRQSELIAERVKAADFVITTALIPGRPAPRLITADMVRTMQPGSVIVDMAAEAGGNCELTEPGREVVDNDVTIIGLTNLPATVPTHATQMYAKNVQTLVDHLVHDGKLTLDLEDEITRGATITHGGKIIHEATAAALAAQAEGGQAGEAKA; encoded by the coding sequence ATGAAGATCGCCGTCCCGCGCGAGACCGCCGAAGGCGAGACGCGCGCCGCGTTGACCCCCCAGATCGCCGGTCTGCTGGTTGCCAGCGGCAACCAGGTCCTGATCCAGGCCGGGGCCGGGGAGGCCGCCCATTTTCCCGATGCGGCCTATGCCGAGGCGGGAGCTACCCTGGTTCCCGACGTGGCGGCCCTGTATGGGAAGGCGGAGCTCGTGCTGCGGGTGGGGCGGCCCAGCGACGAGGAGATCGAGATGCTGCGGCCCAAGGCCGTGCTGATCGGCACGCTGGGGACGCTGGCCAACCCCCGGCTCGCTGAGCGCCTGGCCGAGCGGGGGATTACGGCCATCAGCATGGACGCCATCCCGCGCATCACCCGCGCCCAGAGCATGGACTCGCTCTCCAGCCAGAGCACGGTCGGCGGCTACAAGGCTGTCCTGCTGGCAGCCGGCCGGCTGCCGAAGTTCTTCCCGCTGCTCACCACGGCCGCGGGCACCGTCCGTCCGGCCCGAGGCCTGATCATGGGCGCCGGAGTGGCGGGCCTGACGGCGATCGGAACTGCCCGTCGGCTGGGCGCGGTGGTGGAGGCCTTCGACGTCCGGCCGGTGGTCAGAGAGCAGGTCGAGAGCCTGGGCGCCACGTTCGTCGAGGTGCCCATGAATGAGGAGGAGAAGGCGTCCGCCGAGACGGCGGGCGGGTACGCGCGCGAGATGAGCGAGGACTACCAACGCCGCCAGAGCGAGCTCATTGCGGAACGGGTCAAGGCCGCCGACTTCGTCATCACCACGGCCCTCATTCCAGGCCGCCCGGCACCGCGCCTGATAACCGCCGACATGGTGCGCACCATGCAACCGGGGAGCGTGATCGTTGACATGGCCGCGGAGGCGGGTGGGAACTGTGAGCTTACCGAACCCGGGCGCGAGGTGGTCGACAACGACGTGACGATCATTGGTTTGACCAACCTCCCGGCCACCGTCCCGACCCACGCCACCCAGATGTACGCCAAGAACGTCCAGACCCTGGTCGACCACCTGGTCCACGACGGCAAGCTGACCCTTGATCTCGAAGACGAGATCACGCGCGGAGCGACCATCACCCACGGCGGCAAGATCATTCACGAGGCAACCGCTGCGGCCCTCGCCGCCCAGGCAGAGGGCGGGCAGGCCGGCGAGGCGAAGGCATGA
- a CDS encoding sigma-70 family RNA polymerase sigma factor — MEGCPLSDAELMERARQGDVAAFEELVRRYEQIAFRTAFLVCGDADEARDAAQECFVRAWRALPSFRGGAEARPWMLRIVANAARNRRRRSSRQAALGLRLAEDPLSGGAAPSPEGSILAQERRETLLAAIGRLSADDRLVIGLRWFVDMDEASMAAVMNVARGTVKSRLSRAMARLRTEIDSDV; from the coding sequence GTGGAGGGCTGTCCACTGTCCGACGCGGAACTGATGGAGCGGGCGCGGCAGGGAGATGTCGCGGCCTTTGAGGAGCTGGTGCGACGCTACGAGCAAATCGCCTTCCGCACCGCATTCCTGGTATGCGGCGACGCCGACGAAGCGCGCGACGCGGCCCAGGAGTGCTTCGTACGAGCCTGGCGCGCCCTGCCCAGCTTCCGGGGCGGGGCCGAGGCACGACCATGGATGCTGCGGATCGTGGCCAACGCCGCGCGCAACCGTCGGCGCCGTTCGTCGCGGCAGGCCGCCCTGGGCCTGCGCCTGGCGGAGGATCCCCTCTCGGGTGGTGCAGCCCCATCACCCGAGGGGTCGATCCTGGCCCAGGAGCGTCGCGAGACGCTTCTGGCAGCCATCGGCCGCCTGAGCGCCGATGACCGACTGGTCATTGGGTTGCGCTGGTTCGTGGACATGGACGAAGCGAGCATGGCGGCGGTGATGAACGTGGCACGCGGAACGGTGAAATCACGCCTCTCGCGGGCCATGGCCCGCCTCCGCACCGAGATCGATAGCGATGTCTGA
- a CDS encoding ABC transporter ATP-binding protein, translating to MVARETPHPGTSAEPVIRTDRLTKHYGGGLHRPGHGSGTIRALNAVSLDVESGEIFGFLGPNGAGKTTMIRTLLGYLHATSGSATVLGLDVVTDSVALRRRVGYLPGGMAVYGSLSGSASLDYYADLQQREPVRRAELAERLQMPESDLRRRVRDYSRGMRQKLGVIQALQHDPELAILDEPTEGLDPLMQLAFYEILEDLRDEGRTIFMSSHYLSEVERICNRVAIIRAGHLMALQHVDELLARRKRRVTLRWRGGTPDLSEVPGIADVVVFRDRITATLSGDVAPFVRAVASPSLVDLLIEPARLEEVFFEFYAGEDAEGPGGAV from the coding sequence TTGGTCGCACGCGAAACGCCCCACCCGGGAACCTCCGCCGAACCGGTTATCCGCACCGATCGGCTCACCAAGCACTACGGCGGGGGCCTCCACCGGCCGGGCCACGGGAGCGGAACGATCCGGGCCCTGAACGCCGTCAGCCTGGATGTCGAGTCGGGCGAGATCTTCGGGTTCCTCGGCCCCAACGGGGCGGGCAAGACGACCATGATCCGCACCCTGCTCGGGTACCTGCACGCGACGAGCGGGTCGGCGACCGTGCTGGGCCTGGACGTGGTGACGGATTCGGTGGCGCTCCGTCGGCGGGTGGGATATCTGCCGGGTGGGATGGCCGTGTACGGGTCCCTGAGCGGCTCCGCTTCGCTCGACTACTACGCCGACCTCCAGCAGCGCGAGCCGGTCCGCCGCGCGGAGCTCGCCGAGCGGCTGCAGATGCCCGAATCGGACCTGCGTCGGAGGGTGCGGGACTACTCGCGCGGGATGCGCCAGAAGCTGGGCGTCATCCAGGCCCTCCAGCACGACCCCGAGCTGGCGATCCTCGATGAGCCGACCGAGGGCCTGGACCCGCTCATGCAGCTCGCGTTCTACGAGATCCTCGAGGACCTCCGAGATGAGGGCCGGACGATCTTCATGAGCTCGCACTACCTGTCCGAGGTCGAGCGGATCTGCAACCGGGTCGCCATCATCCGCGCGGGGCACCTGATGGCCCTCCAGCATGTCGACGAGCTGCTCGCCCGTCGTAAGCGGCGGGTCACCCTGCGCTGGCGCGGCGGCACGCCCGACCTGTCCGAGGTTCCCGGCATCGCCGACGTGGTCGTCTTCCGCGACCGGATCACGGCCACCCTGTCGGGAGACGTGGCCCCGTTCGTGCGGGCCGTGGCTTCCCCGTCCCTGGTGGACCTGCTGATCGAGCCGGCTCGCCTGGAGGAGGTCTTCTTCGAGTTCTACGCCGGCGAGGACGCCGAGGGTCCCGGAGGCGCGGTGTGA